A DNA window from Hordeum vulgare subsp. vulgare chromosome 1H, MorexV3_pseudomolecules_assembly, whole genome shotgun sequence contains the following coding sequences:
- the LOC123409777 gene encoding uncharacterized protein LOC123409777 isoform X2 has protein sequence MHAIENRPDLLFGRGGGCGCGSPPPLLSRKPRAGRWGSVPPFLLLLRRGARSTRGSQGTGGQADLRHTSRTRTASLPSRTRRKGGKSIWGLMTQRRQMYR, from the exons ATGCATGCCATAGAGAACCGACCCGACCTCTTgttcgggcgcggcggagggtgtGGTTGTGGGTCGCCGCCGCCGCTGTTGTCGCGGAAACCTAGGGCAGGGCGATGGGGGTCGGTGCCGCCATTCCTGCTCCTGCTAAGAAGAGGAGCTCGATCTACACGGGGGTCACAAG GCACAGGTGGACAGGCAGATTTGAGGCACACCTCTAGGACAAGAACTGCTTCACTTCcatcaagaacaagaagaaagggAGGCAAG TCTATCTGG GGGCTtatgacacagaggaggcagatgTATAGATAA
- the LOC123409777 gene encoding uncharacterized protein LOC123409777 isoform X1 has product MHAIENRPDLLFGRGGGCGCGSPPPLLSRKPRAGRWGSVPPFLLLLRRGARSTRGSQGTGGQADLRHTSRTRTASLPSRTRRKGGKESEDSGAPLDANKGTREQALAVLDGVLYADTGINDLSPHPT; this is encoded by the exons ATGCATGCCATAGAGAACCGACCCGACCTCTTgttcgggcgcggcggagggtgtGGTTGTGGGTCGCCGCCGCCGCTGTTGTCGCGGAAACCTAGGGCAGGGCGATGGGGGTCGGTGCCGCCATTCCTGCTCCTGCTAAGAAGAGGAGCTCGATCTACACGGGGGTCACAAG GCACAGGTGGACAGGCAGATTTGAGGCACACCTCTAGGACAAGAACTGCTTCACTTCcatcaagaacaagaagaaagggAGGCAAG GAATCTGAAGATAGTGGAGCTCCTTTGGACGCTAACAAGGGGACAAGAGAGCAGGCACTGGCCGTGCTCGACGGCGTCCTGTATGCAGACACGGGCATCAACGATCTTAGTCCACATCCCACATGA